One Streptomyces sp. NBC_00102 DNA segment encodes these proteins:
- a CDS encoding Tat pathway signal protein, whose translation MTRTRNEQLASLLGEAGWSRAQAAGAFNRAAAEGRSPDGPGGPGSPLIGRSHVSMWVGGTRPSGSAPAVLALALSRRLKRVVTVAELGFGTPGPAPLGPPADALTVLADLGRADLHPDRRNLLAGIVYSTAALAVPSGDRQPSSAGPAPQPAERVANHLRVTQGDVATVRELTHAFSAVDQRRGGGHGRTALVQYLHTDVTDLLHGRYAHERVRREMESAASELAYLSGWMAFDSGENPLAQRYFTLALQLAGDAQDHPLGGHILRAMAHQALDLGHFDTALALAEASVQDRRYSGATPRERALLGVVHARALAAAGRTRSAVKALLRAENDLAAADAGVSEPHRTFFFGEASLAHETARTLGLLGDRKGAIREFGRSVRTRGAAFRRTHAVTLGHLGAAQMADGRVEEACATWSGLLDSMEEGIQSGRAEQAVVQVRRLLSPLRHRRIPWVTAVAERANRHLSKLH comes from the coding sequence ATGACACGGACACGGAACGAGCAACTGGCGTCCCTCCTGGGCGAGGCCGGCTGGTCGCGCGCCCAGGCGGCCGGCGCCTTCAACCGGGCGGCGGCGGAGGGCCGGAGCCCGGACGGTCCGGGCGGTCCGGGCAGTCCGCTGATCGGGCGCTCGCACGTGTCCATGTGGGTCGGCGGCACCCGGCCGTCCGGTTCGGCCCCCGCCGTCCTGGCGCTCGCCCTGTCCCGGCGGCTGAAGCGGGTGGTCACCGTCGCCGAGCTGGGGTTCGGCACTCCGGGTCCGGCGCCGCTCGGCCCACCCGCCGACGCCCTGACCGTACTGGCGGACCTCGGGCGAGCCGACCTCCATCCGGACCGCCGGAACCTGCTGGCCGGGATCGTGTACTCCACGGCGGCGCTGGCTGTCCCTTCCGGCGACCGCCAGCCGTCGTCCGCCGGGCCCGCGCCGCAACCGGCCGAGCGGGTGGCCAACCACCTGCGGGTGACCCAGGGCGACGTGGCGACCGTCCGCGAACTCACCCACGCCTTCTCGGCGGTGGACCAGCGGCGCGGCGGCGGACACGGCCGCACCGCCCTGGTGCAGTACCTGCACACCGACGTGACGGATCTGCTGCACGGCCGGTACGCGCACGAGCGGGTGCGCCGGGAGATGGAGTCGGCTGCGTCCGAACTCGCCTATCTCTCCGGGTGGATGGCCTTCGACAGCGGCGAGAACCCACTCGCCCAGCGCTACTTCACCCTTGCGCTCCAGCTGGCCGGGGACGCCCAGGATCATCCGCTGGGCGGCCACATCCTTCGCGCGATGGCCCACCAGGCCCTGGATCTCGGCCACTTCGACACCGCGCTCGCCCTCGCCGAGGCGTCCGTACAGGACCGCCGCTACAGCGGAGCGACCCCGCGCGAACGGGCGCTGCTCGGCGTGGTGCACGCCCGGGCGCTCGCGGCGGCGGGCCGCACCCGCAGCGCGGTGAAGGCGCTGCTGCGCGCGGAGAACGACCTGGCCGCCGCCGACGCGGGGGTGTCCGAGCCGCACCGGACCTTCTTCTTCGGCGAGGCGTCCCTCGCCCACGAGACCGCCCGCACCCTGGGGTTGCTCGGCGACCGCAAGGGTGCGATCCGCGAGTTCGGCCGTTCGGTACGCACCCGGGGAGCGGCCTTCCGCCGCACCCACGCGGTGACCCTGGGGCACCTGGGGGCCGCCCAGATGGCGGACGGGCGGGTCGAGGAGGCCTGCGCCACGTGGAGCGGGCTGCTGGACTCCATGGAGGAGGGCATCCAGTCGGGCCGGGCGGAGCAGGCGGTCGTCCAGGTGCGGCGCCTGCTGTCGCCGCTGCGCCACCGCCGCATTCCGTGGGTGACGGCAGTGGCCGAGCGCGCCAACAGGCATCTCTCGAAGCTACATTGA
- a CDS encoding MFS transporter, with protein sequence MQNLAPTAGTWIAKCFTDQMLLLFLVPSLIGILLVVGYVMVLPDKPLETKPPREGFKAVLRTYWVSPRQHPDFAWAWLSRFLLTLANWIFTTFRLIYLQHEMRLTSAEATETLATGVLMYGFCVMGSAQAAGWLSDHFGRRKPFIAVAAVLFGIGMVILSQADTIGVFYCAELVLGLGFGTYLGVDLALVIDVLPDPENPSKDLGIFNIAMSAPQIFAPALGALLISLGGGHNYSILLITASAVCLCGALAILPVRKVR encoded by the coding sequence ATGCAGAACCTGGCCCCCACGGCGGGCACCTGGATCGCGAAGTGCTTCACCGACCAGATGCTGCTGCTCTTCCTGGTCCCCAGCCTCATCGGCATCCTGCTGGTGGTCGGCTACGTGATGGTGCTGCCGGACAAGCCGCTGGAGACGAAGCCTCCTCGGGAGGGGTTCAAGGCGGTCCTGCGCACCTACTGGGTCAGCCCCAGGCAGCACCCGGACTTCGCCTGGGCCTGGCTGTCGCGCTTCCTGCTGACGCTGGCCAACTGGATTTTCACCACCTTCCGTCTGATCTACCTTCAGCACGAGATGCGGCTCACCAGCGCGGAGGCGACCGAGACGCTCGCCACCGGCGTCCTCATGTACGGCTTCTGCGTGATGGGTTCCGCGCAGGCCGCGGGCTGGCTCTCGGACCACTTCGGCCGCCGCAAGCCGTTCATCGCCGTCGCCGCGGTCCTCTTCGGCATCGGCATGGTGATCCTCAGCCAGGCCGACACGATCGGGGTGTTCTACTGCGCGGAACTCGTCCTGGGCCTGGGCTTCGGCACCTACCTCGGCGTGGACCTCGCCCTCGTCATCGACGTGCTGCCGGATCCGGAGAACCCCTCCAAGGACCTCGGCATCTTCAACATCGCGATGTCGGCCCCGCAGATCTTCGCCCCCGCGCTCGGCGCCCTGCTGATCTCCCTGGGCGGTGGCCACAACTACTCGATCCTGCTGATCACCGCCTCGGCGGTCTGCCTCTGCGGCGCTCTGGCGATCCTGCCGGTACGCAAGGTGCGCTGA
- a CDS encoding MFS transporter, producing MTTDTLRTPAGTSAPGGSPDAKIPRPRLVVGMAASQLGLFLALLTPILVSLQLKVQSFVPEDDQVASLGIITTTGSVAAMLANPFFGRLSDRTTSRFGRRRPWLVLGMLGLLAGLLIIATANSVAVVTVGFVISSASANAALAAFVATVADNVPEHKRGKISGCSASCRTWPPRRAPGSRSASPTRCCCSSWSPASSASCWWSAT from the coding sequence GTGACCACGGATACGCTCCGCACCCCGGCCGGCACCTCCGCGCCCGGCGGCTCCCCCGACGCCAAGATCCCCCGTCCCCGGCTGGTCGTCGGCATGGCGGCCAGTCAACTCGGCCTGTTCCTGGCCCTCCTGACCCCGATCCTGGTGAGCCTTCAGCTCAAGGTGCAGTCGTTCGTCCCCGAGGACGACCAGGTCGCCTCGCTCGGCATCATCACCACCACCGGTTCGGTGGCGGCGATGTTGGCGAACCCGTTCTTCGGGCGCCTCAGCGACCGCACCACCAGCCGTTTCGGCCGCCGCCGCCCCTGGCTGGTCCTCGGCATGCTGGGCCTGCTGGCCGGTCTGCTGATCATCGCGACGGCGAACAGCGTCGCCGTGGTCACCGTCGGGTTCGTCATCTCCTCGGCGTCCGCCAACGCGGCCCTCGCCGCCTTCGTCGCGACCGTCGCGGACAACGTCCCCGAGCACAAGCGCGGCAAGATCAGCGGCTGCTCGGCATCATGCAGAACCTGGCCCCCACGGCGGGCACCTGGATCGCGAAGTGCTTCACCGACCAGATGCTGCTGCTCTTCCTGGTCCCCAGCCTCATCGGCATCCTGCTGGTGGTCGGCTACGTGA
- a CDS encoding beta-glucosidase, which produces MNQWNDTSLGDDERVEALLSAMTRAEKLAQLGSYWGKANVGSGDARVAPIEEALAAGSTESAALAQGIGQLTRPYGTRPLIPEEGRAELIRLQRLLVDGTRLGIPAIAHEECLTGFAAFGATVYPTPLAWAATFDTGLVEEMGAAIGRDMASVGVHQGLAPVLDVVRDYRWGRVEETLGEDPYLTGLVGTAYVRGVQSEGVIATLKHFAGHAASRGARNHAPVSIGAREMADVILPPFEMAVREGAVGSVMNTYTDQDGVPACADEHLLTDVLREQWGFEGTVVSDYGSIAFLRTMHRVAATEGDAARVALTAGMDVELPNTRCYGDPLAEQLDGGRVDPALLDRAVERVLRHKLRLGLLDAGWTPEADAGLGTPVDLDSPANRALARTLAERSVVLLANEGAALPLDAARTPRIALIGPGADDSGTFLGCYSFPNHVLPKHPGHPAGLALPSLREALTAELPDVEFAYERGCAVSGTDRSGLPAAVRTAASADLALVVVGDRSGMFGNGTSGEGCDAPDLRLPGVQVELVEEVLATGVPVVLLVVSGRPYALGGLAERCAAVVQTFMPGEEGGPALARVLSGRVAPGGKLPVQIPALPGSGPGTYLNPPLGRFSQGISVLDNTPLYPFGHGISYTSFGYEDLRVAGDGRVPTDGFIEVSCLVRNTGERAGRETVQLYYDDPVAQVARPTQQLAAFGVVELAPGEAERVAFKVHADQTSYTKDASGDGRRIVEPGTIRLMLGSSSGDIRLSADVELTGPQRVVGADRHLVHA; this is translated from the coding sequence ATGAACCAGTGGAACGACACCTCGCTCGGTGACGACGAGCGGGTCGAAGCCCTCTTGTCCGCGATGACGCGGGCCGAGAAGCTCGCCCAGTTGGGCAGCTACTGGGGCAAGGCCAACGTCGGCAGCGGCGACGCCCGGGTCGCGCCGATCGAGGAGGCCCTCGCCGCCGGTTCCACCGAGTCCGCGGCCCTGGCGCAGGGCATCGGCCAGCTCACCCGCCCGTACGGCACCCGGCCCCTCATCCCTGAGGAGGGGCGCGCCGAACTGATCCGGCTCCAGCGGCTGCTGGTCGACGGAACCCGCCTCGGCATCCCCGCCATCGCCCACGAGGAGTGCCTCACCGGCTTCGCCGCCTTCGGCGCCACGGTCTACCCCACCCCGCTGGCCTGGGCCGCGACCTTCGACACCGGGCTGGTCGAGGAGATGGGCGCGGCGATCGGCCGGGACATGGCGTCCGTCGGCGTGCACCAGGGCCTCGCCCCGGTCCTGGACGTCGTGCGCGACTACCGCTGGGGGCGCGTGGAGGAGACCCTCGGCGAGGACCCGTACCTGACCGGCCTGGTGGGCACCGCCTATGTGCGCGGGGTGCAGTCCGAGGGCGTCATCGCCACCCTCAAGCACTTCGCCGGGCACGCCGCCTCGCGGGGCGCCCGCAACCACGCGCCCGTCTCCATCGGCGCCCGCGAGATGGCCGACGTGATCCTGCCGCCGTTCGAGATGGCGGTGCGCGAGGGTGCCGTCGGTTCGGTGATGAACACCTACACCGACCAGGACGGTGTCCCCGCCTGCGCGGACGAGCACCTGCTGACGGACGTGCTGCGCGAGCAGTGGGGCTTCGAGGGCACGGTCGTCTCCGACTACGGGTCGATCGCGTTCCTGCGGACCATGCACCGGGTCGCCGCCACCGAGGGCGACGCGGCCCGCGTCGCGCTGACCGCCGGTATGGACGTCGAGCTCCCCAACACCCGCTGCTACGGCGACCCGCTCGCCGAGCAGCTCGACGGCGGCCGGGTCGACCCCGCGCTGCTGGACCGTGCCGTCGAGCGCGTCCTGCGCCACAAGCTGCGGCTCGGCCTGCTGGACGCCGGCTGGACCCCGGAGGCGGACGCCGGTCTGGGCACCCCCGTCGACCTGGACTCCCCGGCCAACCGCGCCCTCGCCCGTACCCTCGCCGAGCGCTCCGTCGTACTGCTCGCCAACGAGGGCGCCGCTCTCCCCCTGGACGCGGCGCGCACGCCCCGGATCGCGCTGATCGGTCCGGGCGCCGACGACTCGGGCACCTTCCTGGGCTGCTACTCCTTCCCGAACCACGTGCTGCCGAAGCACCCCGGGCACCCGGCGGGCCTCGCCCTGCCGAGCCTGCGCGAGGCGCTCACCGCCGAGCTGCCGGACGTCGAGTTCGCCTACGAGCGGGGCTGCGCGGTCAGCGGCACCGACCGCTCCGGTCTGCCCGCCGCCGTGCGTACCGCCGCCTCGGCCGATCTGGCGCTGGTCGTCGTCGGCGACCGCTCCGGGATGTTCGGCAACGGCACCTCGGGCGAGGGCTGCGACGCGCCGGACCTCCGGCTGCCGGGCGTGCAGGTGGAGCTGGTCGAGGAGGTGCTCGCCACCGGCGTCCCGGTGGTGCTGCTCGTCGTCTCGGGCCGCCCGTACGCGCTCGGCGGTCTCGCGGAGCGCTGCGCGGCCGTGGTGCAGACGTTCATGCCCGGCGAAGAGGGCGGCCCCGCGCTGGCCCGCGTGCTCTCGGGCCGGGTGGCCCCCGGCGGCAAGCTGCCCGTGCAGATCCCGGCCCTCCCGGGGAGCGGTCCCGGCACCTACCTCAACCCGCCGCTCGGCCGTTTCAGCCAGGGCATCAGCGTGCTGGACAACACCCCGCTGTACCCGTTCGGGCACGGCATCTCGTACACCTCCTTCGGCTACGAGGACCTGCGGGTCGCCGGGGATGGCCGGGTGCCCACCGACGGGTTCATCGAGGTCTCCTGCCTCGTACGGAACACGGGCGAGCGGGCGGGCCGCGAGACGGTCCAGCTGTACTACGACGACCCGGTCGCCCAGGTCGCCCGGCCCACCCAGCAGCTGGCGGCCTTCGGCGTCGTCGAGCTGGCCCCCGGTGAGGCGGAGCGGGTCGCGTTCAAGGTCCACGCCGACCAGACCTCGTACACCAAGGACGCCTCGGGCGACGGTCGGCGCATCGTCGAACCCGGCACCATCCGCCTCATGCTCGGCTCGTCCAGCGGCGACATCCGGCTGAGCGCCGACGTCGAACTCACCGGGCCGCAGCGCGTGGTGGGCGCGGACCGCCACCTCGTCCACGCGTAG
- a CDS encoding IS5 family transposase has protein sequence MPTVPSSLFEPLWDQFSALIPDRPEFDPAHPWGCHRRRVPDRVVFRHVVDALVHGSGYERIASNECSASTIRRRVREWAHLGLATRLHAIALAAYDTMIGLNLDDLSADGCHTKAPCVGAKAGPSPVDRAKQGLKRSTLVDADGVPLGIASAGANRHDSKLLEPTIEAAEHQLGALPGNAVIHLDSAYHGRACRRILDDHRLIGEIAVKGIPAPIQVGKRWVVERTQSWMNGYGKIRRCFERDGEVVDFYLYLAAAFVTVRALIRRARKLYRWSTRPTARRLR, from the coding sequence GTGCCTACCGTCCCATCATCCCTGTTTGAGCCGCTGTGGGACCAGTTCAGCGCGCTGATTCCTGACCGGCCCGAGTTCGATCCGGCGCATCCATGGGGGTGCCACCGCCGCCGGGTGCCCGACCGAGTCGTCTTCCGCCACGTCGTAGACGCCCTGGTCCACGGTTCGGGTTATGAGCGGATCGCCAGCAACGAGTGCTCGGCCAGTACGATCCGACGCCGGGTCAGGGAATGGGCCCACCTCGGACTGGCCACGCGGCTGCACGCGATCGCCCTGGCCGCTTACGACACGATGATCGGCCTGAACCTTGATGATTTGTCTGCTGACGGCTGTCACACCAAAGCACCGTGCGTCGGCGCCAAAGCCGGACCGTCACCGGTCGACCGTGCGAAGCAGGGACTCAAACGCTCCACTTTGGTCGATGCCGATGGAGTCCCGCTGGGCATTGCGTCGGCCGGCGCGAACCGGCACGACTCGAAACTGCTGGAGCCGACCATCGAAGCGGCCGAACATCAGCTCGGAGCCCTACCCGGGAACGCCGTAATCCACCTGGACTCTGCGTACCACGGGCGAGCCTGCCGTCGAATACTGGACGATCACAGGCTGATCGGTGAGATAGCCGTGAAGGGCATCCCGGCCCCGATCCAAGTTGGCAAGCGTTGGGTGGTCGAACGTACGCAGTCATGGATGAACGGCTACGGCAAGATCCGCAGGTGCTTCGAACGCGACGGCGAGGTCGTCGATTTCTACCTCTACCTCGCCGCTGCGTTCGTCACCGTCCGTGCGCTGATTCGCCGAGCGCGCAAGCTCTATCGCTGGAGCACGCGGCCAACAGCCCGCCGCCTCCGCTGA
- a CDS encoding GNAT family N-acetyltransferase, which translates to MPDLLERVTAFRAAFARRQATETVELPGAFAVRHSDFPQSQEHNQLIVPASGVDPAALPELAAQGLGPRQQYRITVLDEALGERATPVLAAAGYDRDTELVLARETAGCALPEPVAHPVELAELRAAVFRQQLDWGLDEDLARQLTERRTARLRGAEKVSFLAARAPGGEIAAWADLYLDRTAGLAQLEDLVTAVLHRKQGHGDTLLATGLALAASAGIPQLFLVADATDWPREWYSCRGFTELGRSYSFLNR; encoded by the coding sequence ATGCCGGATCTGCTTGAGCGCGTAACCGCCTTCCGCGCCGCCTTCGCCCGCCGCCAGGCCACTGAGACCGTCGAGCTGCCCGGAGCCTTCGCCGTCCGCCACTCGGACTTCCCCCAATCCCAGGAGCACAACCAACTGATCGTCCCCGCCTCGGGCGTCGACCCGGCCGCACTGCCCGAACTGGCTGCACAGGGCCTCGGACCGCGCCAGCAGTACCGGATCACGGTGCTGGACGAGGCACTCGGGGAGCGGGCCACCCCGGTGCTGGCGGCGGCCGGCTACGATCGGGACACCGAGCTGGTACTGGCCCGGGAGACAGCTGGCTGCGCGCTGCCCGAACCTGTCGCGCACCCGGTCGAACTGGCCGAGCTGCGAGCGGCGGTGTTCCGCCAGCAGCTGGACTGGGGCCTGGACGAGGATCTCGCTCGACAGCTCACCGAGCGCCGTACCGCCCGCCTGCGCGGCGCCGAGAAGGTGTCTTTTCTGGCCGCTCGGGCCCCGGGCGGGGAGATCGCGGCCTGGGCCGACCTCTACCTAGACCGAACCGCCGGGCTGGCTCAGCTGGAGGACCTCGTCACCGCTGTGCTGCACCGTAAGCAGGGCCACGGAGACACCTTGCTCGCCACAGGGCTGGCGTTGGCCGCCTCTGCCGGGATCCCGCAGCTCTTCCTGGTCGCGGACGCGACCGACTGGCCGCGCGAGTGGTACTCCTGCCGCGGCTTCACCGAGCTCGGCCGCAGCTACTCCTTCCTCAACCGCTGA
- a CDS encoding IS5 family transposase, protein MPAVPSRILAPIRDQFLALLPVHEDRHPLGCHNPRISDALVFDRLVQVLVFGCGYERAADEHCSATTLRRRRDEWIAAGVMETLRLIALSAYDRMIGLELDRLSADGCITKAPSGGECAGRSPVDRAKLGMKRSQLTDGSGIPLVTEPAPANARDHTLLPATLDRFTALEPTLGPLPKHPHLALDAGYDYQMVHDDLAARGIDARIAARGAKTPIQTGGRWVVERTNSWMNNFGKLRRCTERRRAAIEFFLALAAAIITVRCLIRRSWLLYRWHTRPRNPRIR, encoded by the coding sequence GTGCCTGCTGTCCCATCACGCATTCTCGCCCCGATCCGCGACCAGTTCCTCGCGCTGCTGCCCGTGCACGAGGACCGGCACCCGCTGGGCTGTCACAACCCGAGGATCAGCGATGCGCTCGTCTTCGACCGCCTGGTACAGGTCCTGGTCTTCGGCTGCGGATACGAACGTGCCGCCGACGAGCACTGCTCGGCTACCACCTTGCGCCGACGCCGCGACGAGTGGATCGCCGCTGGCGTGATGGAGACCTTGCGGCTGATCGCGCTCTCCGCCTACGACCGCATGATCGGCCTCGAACTCGACCGCCTGAGCGCCGATGGCTGCATCACCAAGGCGCCCTCTGGTGGCGAGTGCGCCGGCAGGAGCCCGGTCGACCGAGCCAAACTCGGCATGAAACGCTCACAGTTGACCGACGGTAGCGGTATTCCGCTGGTCACCGAGCCCGCACCAGCAAACGCCCGCGACCACACCCTGCTGCCCGCTACCCTCGACCGCTTCACCGCCCTGGAGCCGACCCTCGGGCCGCTACCCAAACACCCGCACCTTGCCCTGGATGCCGGATACGACTACCAGATGGTCCACGACGACCTGGCCGCCCGCGGGATCGATGCGCGCATCGCCGCGCGCGGCGCGAAGACCCCGATCCAGACCGGCGGCCGTTGGGTGGTAGAGCGCACGAACTCCTGGATGAACAACTTCGGCAAACTCCGACGCTGCACCGAACGCCGGAGAGCGGCCATCGAGTTCTTCCTCGCCCTGGCCGCCGCCATCATCACCGTTCGCTGCCTGATCCGACGCTCCTGGCTCCTCTACCGCTGGCACACCCGACCCCGAAACCCACGCATCCGATGA
- a CDS encoding GntR family transcriptional regulator → MGPAGRQVRPAGLGRTVLMDEAYDALLALILDEGLEPGTPLRIDTIAKDWGVSPTPLREALAKLENTGLVVRVPHRGYTVAPLLDDGGFRELMGARLLIEPFSARQACERDAAGTARALAESHRLMEAAAVQRVADDFRAYLQADSAFHATIARAAGNRFLSAAIDPLGAHIQRFRRFTGGRVTDTQEALAEHAAVLDAFEAADADTCESAMRAHLEGVAHRSFGH, encoded by the coding sequence ATGGGACCAGCCGGCAGGCAGGTACGTCCGGCGGGGCTCGGCAGGACCGTGCTCATGGACGAGGCGTACGACGCGCTGCTCGCGCTGATCCTCGACGAGGGCCTGGAGCCGGGCACGCCGCTGCGCATCGACACCATCGCCAAGGACTGGGGCGTCTCGCCGACGCCGTTGCGGGAGGCGCTGGCCAAGCTGGAGAACACCGGCCTGGTCGTCCGCGTCCCGCACCGCGGCTACACGGTCGCCCCGCTTCTGGACGACGGCGGGTTCCGTGAGCTGATGGGTGCCCGGCTCCTCATCGAGCCGTTCAGTGCCCGTCAGGCCTGCGAGCGGGACGCGGCGGGCACGGCGCGTGCGCTGGCCGAGAGCCACCGGCTGATGGAGGCGGCGGCGGTGCAGCGGGTGGCGGACGACTTCCGGGCGTACCTCCAGGCCGACTCCGCCTTCCACGCGACCATCGCCCGTGCCGCGGGCAACCGGTTCCTCTCGGCGGCCATCGATCCGCTGGGCGCGCACATCCAGCGCTTCCGGCGTTTCACCGGCGGCCGCGTCACCGACACGCAGGAGGCGCTCGCCGAACACGCGGCCGTCCTCGACGCGTTCGAGGCGGCTGACGCGGACACCTGCGAGTCGGCGATGCGCGCGCATCTGGAGGGTGTGGCGCACCGGTCGTTCGGCCACTGA